Genomic DNA from Candidatus Kapaibacterium sp.:
GGCGGAGGAGAGAACCCCACTACGCTCCAACAGCCGAACTACGGCCTCTACTGTGGATTCAGGCAGCCGAAGCATATTCGCCACTTCCACTGGGGTCATCGCCACTACTGTCCTCCCTGCCGCCAGCGATATCAGTGCTCGGTAGACCCGGACGACCGTCTCCCACTCAGGATGGGCCGCTGCCAATAGCTGATGCTGGACCGCGCAGTCGTGAGGATCGTAGAGGAGGAAGCACTCCGCAGGTTCACCATCCCGTCCCGCACGCCCAGCCTCCTGGTAGTAAGCCTCCAGGGTCAGTGGTGGGTCGTAGTGGATGACCGCTCGGATGTCCGGCTTGTCAATCCCCAACCCGAAAGCTGAGGTTGCCACAAGCAGCGGAAGGTTCCCAGCCAAGAACTCCCGCTGGATGCGCTGCCGTACGTCCGGGTCCAACCCCGCATGGTACGCCGCTGCCCGGAGCCCTTGAGCTTGCAAGTGGTGGCAGAGCTGCTCAACGCGCCGCCGCGAAGCAGCATAGATGAGCACGGACCGATCGCGGCGATCAGCACAGAACTGAACGAGTCGTTTCCGCTTGTCCTCGCATTCCTCCACCCACCACACAAGGTTCGGTCGGTCAAACCCGCCGATAAAGCGCCGAGGGGACCGCAATTGGAGCAGTTCCTCAATGTCCCGCAGCACTTCCGGAGTCGCAGTGGCCGTCAGCGCCAGCACGGGCGGCGACCCCAACTGGCGTAGCGCCGGAGCAATCTCGAGGTATGCCGGCCGGAAATCGTGCCCCCACTCCGAAATGCAATGCGCCTCGTCCACAGCAACGAACGACAGCTGGCAGTGCTGTAACCGAGATATGAAGCTCTTCTGCTGGAGCCGCTCTGGGGCAACATACAGTAGCCGATAGGCGCCACTTGCGGCCCCCTCAAGCCGGTGCCAGACGTACCCTTCCTGGAGTCCGCTGTGGAGGCACGTTGCCGGGATGTTGCGACGCTGGAGTGCCTGCACCTGATCCTCCATGAGTGCGATGAGAGGCGAAATCACCAGCACCATTCCCGGCAGAACGAGCGCCGGCAGCTGGTAGCAGAGTGACTTCCCGGCACCCGTCGGCATGACAACCAAGGTATCATGCCCTGCAAGAACCGAGCGGATGATCTCCAGCTGCCCCGGACGGAAGTCTGAAAACCCGAAGACCGTCTGCAGAACACGCTGCAGCTCTGCCTCCGAGTACGACTGCATCGGCTGCTCGCCTATGGTGTCCCGCTGCGGCTGCGGAGACGTGCCGTAGCCAGCAACGAGTGTGCTCCTGGCGGGGAGCGTATCTTTGCGCGTCCCACTCGCGGGCCCGCTGTAGGCAATGACGAAGGGAATCATCCTGGCTGGCGGCAGCGGAACACGACTCTACCCGATGACAGCCGTGTTCAGCAAGCATCTGCTGCCCATCTACGACAAGCCGATGATCTACTACCCGCTGTCAACGCTGATGCTCGTGGGGATTCGGCAGATTCTGCTCATCTCCACCCCACGCGACATCTCCTACTTCCAGCAGTTGCTCGGCGACGGCTCCCAGTGGGGGATTGAGCTCGTCTACGCTGTCCAACCCGAACCACGCGGGATCCCGGAAGCCTTCCTCTATGGCCGCCATTTCATCGGCTCCGACCAAGTCTGCCTCATCCTCGGCGACAATCTCTTCTACGGCAAGCTGGACTTCCTTCGCGAGGCCCTGCGGACGAACGCTGGAGGAACTATCTTCGGCTACCCCGTCCACGACCCCCAGCGGTACGGTGTCGTAGAGCTTGCGCCCGACGGGAGCATCCTGAGCATCGAAGAGAAGCCAGCCCGCCCGCGCTCGCCGTACGCTATCCCCGGCCTCTACATCTACACGGCTGATGTCGTTGACATCGCAGCTACCCTCCGGCCCAGTGCTCGTGGAGAGCTGGAGATTGTAGATGTCCACCGTGCTTACTGGGCACAGGGACGACTGCAGGTCCGCCTGCTCGGACGCGGCATTGCATGGTTGGATACCGGGACTCCGGAGGCCCTCGTGGAGGCCAGCATCTTCATCCATGCCATCGAGAAGCGGCAAGGCACGAAGATTGCCTGCCCAGAGGAAATCGCGCTCCACCAGGGGTACATCACGCTAGAGCAGTTCTACCGGGCAACGGCAGACCTTCCGCCTAGTCCGTACCGGGAGTACTGCCTACGAGTGGCTGCTGAGTATGAGCAGCAGGCCTCAGCCTGCTCCTGAAGGCTACCAGCGGCGCCCACTACGGGAGGCCATCCTACACCCGCTCTGCGGCGACTCAGAGCGCGGACGCGCTAGATTGACCACCAACGTGCGCCCTTCGAGTTCGCTCCCGTTGAGCGCCTCAATCGCTCGCCGAGCCTCTTGCTCATTTGGCATCTCTCCAAAGCCAAAACCTCGCGAGCGCCCCGTGAAGCGATCGATGACGACGGTCGCTCGCTCAACGGTGCCGTACTCCTCAAACCATGAGCGCAACTGCTCTTCCCTTACCGAGTACGGCTGGTTCCCGATGTAAATGTTCATCGCTGACCCTTCCTTGCAGAGCCTCGTTCCCTGCCCTCGCACACACCATTCTGGCGACGACAGACCTCTGCTGCCGGCTCTGCCGTTTTGCAGCAAGGCACCGCAAATATACGGCGTTGGCCAGAGACGAGTGCGCAGAGTACCCCGAACGGGATACAGCAGCCGCCTCGGATTCGTCTACTGTCGCTGCGGTGCTATTCTACCGGCAATGCCACGGTACGTCAACATCGCCCTCCCTTTGGCAGCGGACAAGCTCTTCAGCTACCACATCCCCACCGAGTTCTCTGGGGAAGTGGTCGGCGTGCGGGCACTGGTACCTTTCCGTCAGCGCGAGCTCACTGGGGTCATCGTAGAGGAGCTGAGCGCGCCACCACAGACTCCTACGAAGCCGGTCTTAGAGCTGCTGGATGATGCTCCTATCTTCTCTGCCTCCCT
This window encodes:
- a CDS encoding RNA-binding protein is translated as MNIYIGNQPYSVREEQLRSWFEEYGTVERATVVIDRFTGRSRGFGFGEMPNEQEARRAIEALNGSELEGRTLVVNLARPRSESPQSGCRMASRSGRRW
- the rfbA gene encoding glucose-1-phosphate thymidylyltransferase RfbA, which translates into the protein MTKGIILAGGSGTRLYPMTAVFSKHLLPIYDKPMIYYPLSTLMLVGIRQILLISTPRDISYFQQLLGDGSQWGIELVYAVQPEPRGIPEAFLYGRHFIGSDQVCLILGDNLFYGKLDFLREALRTNAGGTIFGYPVHDPQRYGVVELAPDGSILSIEEKPARPRSPYAIPGLYIYTADVVDIAATLRPSARGELEIVDVHRAYWAQGRLQVRLLGRGIAWLDTGTPEALVEASIFIHAIEKRQGTKIACPEEIALHQGYITLEQFYRATADLPPSPYREYCLRVAAEYEQQASACS
- a CDS encoding RecQ family ATP-dependent DNA helicase: MIPFVIAYSGPASGTRKDTLPARSTLVAGYGTSPQPQRDTIGEQPMQSYSEAELQRVLQTVFGFSDFRPGQLEIIRSVLAGHDTLVVMPTGAGKSLCYQLPALVLPGMVLVISPLIALMEDQVQALQRRNIPATCLHSGLQEGYVWHRLEGAASGAYRLLYVAPERLQQKSFISRLQHCQLSFVAVDEAHCISEWGHDFRPAYLEIAPALRQLGSPPVLALTATATPEVLRDIEELLQLRSPRRFIGGFDRPNLVWWVEECEDKRKRLVQFCADRRDRSVLIYAASRRRVEQLCHHLQAQGLRAAAYHAGLDPDVRQRIQREFLAGNLPLLVATSAFGLGIDKPDIRAVIHYDPPLTLEAYYQEAGRAGRDGEPAECFLLYDPHDCAVQHQLLAAAHPEWETVVRVYRALISLAAGRTVVAMTPVEVANMLRLPESTVEAVVRLLERSGVLSSAVPEGELTVRFQASPEELREYWERSTVPERRRVLEVLLRSAGAEAYHRPVTLSVSELLYRNGMTMEELERGLRALHYARLIHYEAATMGTGMQLLQPLPELPPVSPEYLKERRQRAWRKFYEVLEYATTPACKRLFLLHYFRDTSLTEPCGRCSSCQQRPPGRSKLIAVLRRGVKTGVCRRVEQPSELSAQHQAVIAEVRGGADIPALCHRMGLAPGRVARLLQEVIERGVELPREQLVPDERFYRAVQHAVARLGAAPLRDIAAALGGVQDYALLRVAVAFARRELLTSGRSFAG